One genomic region from Fictibacillus marinisediminis encodes:
- a CDS encoding DUF1697 domain-containing protein codes for MKTYIAWLRGINVGGHKKIKMETLRGLLESMGLQKVKTYIQSGNVILQADEEERMLQKKIEDKILEEFGFDVTVMLRTQHELEEAISSVPFDLNKLKEGETIHVIFFPEEPAESAIEILKPYKNEDLDFVVRNRELYLLYRKSLRDIKFPVQKLKSPGTMRNWNTVNKMAALGKAIDE; via the coding sequence ATGAAAACCTATATTGCATGGCTGAGGGGAATTAATGTAGGCGGCCATAAAAAGATAAAGATGGAAACTTTGCGTGGACTTTTGGAATCGATGGGGCTTCAAAAGGTTAAAACATACATTCAGAGCGGGAATGTCATTTTGCAAGCTGATGAAGAAGAAAGGATGCTTCAGAAAAAAATAGAAGACAAAATTCTTGAGGAATTCGGTTTTGACGTAACCGTCATGCTGAGAACTCAGCATGAGTTAGAGGAAGCAATCTCATCGGTTCCCTTTGATCTCAATAAATTAAAAGAGGGTGAAACGATACACGTCATTTTCTTTCCGGAAGAGCCAGCGGAATCAGCGATTGAAATACTGAAGCCTTATAAAAATGAGGACCTGGATTTTGTGGTCAGGAACCGGGAACTTTATCTTTTATACCGTAAAAGCCTTAGAGACATAAAATTTCCTGTTCAGAAATTGAAGAGTCCCGGCACAATGAGAAATTGGAACACCGTCAATAAGATGGCAGCCTTGGGGAAAGCCATCGACGAATAG
- a CDS encoding GNAT family N-acetyltransferase, translating into MLLREAEKKDIPELADLMGELGYPTETKAMEERFAKIAVHPDYHTIVAEKDAELVGMIGMFRGLSYEKDEPSIRIIALVVKEEVRNQKIGQQLLEQAEEWASRQGVRKLAVNTGKRRVESHLFYKNRGFEETGAGFYKSLEK; encoded by the coding sequence ATGTTATTGAGAGAAGCCGAGAAGAAGGATATCCCTGAACTTGCAGATTTGATGGGAGAACTGGGGTATCCGACAGAAACAAAAGCGATGGAGGAGCGGTTTGCTAAAATCGCAGTTCATCCTGATTACCACACAATTGTAGCAGAAAAAGACGCAGAACTTGTTGGGATGATCGGAATGTTTAGAGGCCTTTCCTATGAAAAAGACGAACCGTCCATACGAATTATTGCGTTGGTTGTTAAAGAAGAGGTTCGTAATCAAAAGATCGGCCAGCAGCTGCTCGAACAGGCAGAAGAATGGGCAAGCCGACAGGGCGTTCGAAAGCTGGCTGTGAATACCGGAAAACGGAGAGTGGAGTCCCATCTCTTTTATAAAAACAGAGGTTTTGAAGAGACAGGGGCAGGGTTTTACAAATCGCTGGAAAAATAG
- a CDS encoding GNAT family N-acetyltransferase, with protein sequence MEVRELAAADAEEYWTLRLEALMLSPEAFATSYEEAVKRKNPIERVKENFNADGSHTFGAFLDGDMVGIVTLIQESYRKMSHKANIFAMYVTSRSRGKGTGKALMEAAIQKAKDMGEIEKINLTVVSSNERAKKLYTSLGFASYGTEKRAMQVDGVFYDEDHMELFVK encoded by the coding sequence ATGGAAGTCAGAGAACTGGCAGCAGCGGACGCTGAGGAATATTGGACACTAAGGCTGGAGGCATTGATGCTTTCTCCAGAGGCATTTGCAACGAGTTATGAGGAAGCGGTTAAGCGGAAGAATCCGATTGAACGAGTAAAAGAAAATTTCAATGCTGATGGGAGCCATACATTCGGCGCCTTTTTAGACGGAGACATGGTCGGCATCGTCACCCTCATACAAGAAAGCTATAGGAAAATGAGCCATAAAGCCAATATCTTTGCCATGTATGTGACCTCCCGCAGCAGAGGAAAAGGTACAGGAAAAGCCTTAATGGAAGCTGCGATCCAAAAAGCAAAGGATATGGGAGAAATCGAGAAGATCAACCTGACCGTCGTTTCTAGCAACGAACGCGCAAAAAAGCTGTATACCAGCTTAGGCTTTGCATCGTATGGAACGGAAAAAAGGGCAATGCAGGTCGACGGGGTTTTTTATGATGAGGACCATATGGAACTTTTTGTGAAATAA
- a CDS encoding LysR family transcriptional regulator produces the protein MDLNYFYTFKEVAKWGSFTRAGQELGYAQSSVTTQVKKLEDQYKVRLFERSGQKMVLTQSGEDLLFYVDKILSLLEEASERLTDERNLRGSIRIGTVESLAAYFITPYIKALKDQHPSLKIMLEAGLCPNLVQGILEGKFDIAVLLDRIQSSNDLEVIPIRKEQMVMVASPKHEWSTQNSVAADDLKHETIILTEEGCPYRTLLEQLLAEHSIQPQSVISFSSLEAIKQCVADDLGVALVPEIAVQKELASGKLQRIPFEDESIHLYSQIIYSKKKYLSTPIRQFIELVNDTDHQNN, from the coding sequence ATGGATTTAAACTATTTTTATACGTTTAAGGAAGTGGCGAAGTGGGGCAGCTTTACCCGGGCTGGTCAGGAACTGGGCTACGCGCAATCAAGTGTAACCACCCAGGTTAAAAAACTGGAAGACCAATACAAAGTAAGGCTCTTTGAGCGTTCCGGACAAAAGATGGTGCTCACCCAATCAGGGGAGGATCTGCTTTTTTATGTGGACAAAATCCTCAGCCTGCTTGAAGAAGCGAGCGAGCGCCTGACCGATGAAAGAAACCTGCGAGGCAGTATACGGATTGGAACGGTGGAATCATTGGCGGCTTATTTTATTACCCCTTACATCAAAGCGCTAAAGGATCAGCATCCATCACTAAAAATTATGCTTGAAGCTGGACTCTGTCCAAACCTCGTTCAAGGTATTCTTGAAGGAAAGTTTGATATTGCCGTATTGCTTGACCGAATTCAGTCGTCAAACGACCTGGAGGTTATTCCGATCAGAAAAGAGCAGATGGTTATGGTAGCCTCACCAAAGCATGAATGGAGCACTCAAAACAGTGTAGCGGCCGATGATTTAAAACACGAGACCATCATTCTGACAGAAGAGGGATGCCCGTACAGAACGCTTCTTGAACAGCTCCTTGCCGAACATAGCATACAGCCTCAATCCGTGATTTCTTTCAGCAGCCTGGAAGCCATTAAGCAGTGTGTAGCTGATGACCTGGGTGTAGCCCTTGTACCTGAAATCGCAGTCCAAAAGGAATTGGCTTCTGGAAAACTGCAAAGGATTCCATTTGAAGATGAAAGCATCCATCTCTATTCTCAGATCATCTACAGCAAGAAAAAATATCTTTCCACACCAATAAGGCAGTTTATTGAACTCGTTAACGACACAGATCATCAAAATAATTGA
- a CDS encoding DinB family protein — MRSKPDTNEYNSYYEKYIKALPEQDIVNLLEEQAEETRQLVQNLTEQQGLFRYGPHKWSIKEVIGHMTDTERIMGFRLLSIARGDKGMLPGFDENAYVEQTHFDRQPLSELLQQAQNARQSTILLIKSIDEETWTRRGNANGSDVTVRAIAYIIAGHEKHHLGILKERYFSSEDFPRQ; from the coding sequence ATGCGAAGCAAACCAGATACCAATGAGTATAATTCCTATTACGAGAAATACATAAAGGCTCTGCCTGAACAGGACATCGTCAATCTATTAGAAGAACAGGCTGAAGAAACGCGGCAGTTGGTACAAAACCTTACCGAGCAGCAAGGACTGTTTAGATATGGACCTCACAAGTGGAGCATAAAAGAAGTCATCGGTCATATGACGGATACGGAACGAATTATGGGGTTTCGGCTGCTTTCGATCGCACGAGGCGATAAAGGGATGCTTCCTGGTTTTGATGAAAATGCCTATGTGGAACAGACCCACTTTGACAGACAGCCGCTTTCTGAGTTATTACAGCAAGCACAAAATGCCCGCCAGTCTACGATACTGCTAATAAAAAGCATAGATGAGGAAACATGGACCCGAAGAGGGAATGCAAATGGTTCAGACGTTACTGTCAGGGCTATTGCTTACATTATCGCAGGCCATGAGAAACATCATCTTGGGATTTTAAAGGAACGTTATTTTAGCAGCGAAGATTTTCCGAGGCAATAA
- a CDS encoding CatB-related O-acetyltransferase produces MERNVFESWRKSHMMKAHVTNPNLVIGEYTYYSGFYHKEHFQEYCVRYLSEKKGEDQLIIGKFCSIGSGALFIMSGNQGHRYDWTTTYPFFYTDDDWGGSCDGYRPSGDTVIGNDVWIGTESMIMPGVRIGDGAVIAARAVVTKDVGPYTIVGGNPAKVIKKRFTDTQISMLMEMRWWDWPEEKIKRYMKLLCSGRIEELYKEHIRG; encoded by the coding sequence ATGGAAAGGAACGTGTTTGAAAGCTGGAGAAAAAGCCATATGATGAAGGCGCATGTAACCAATCCGAATCTTGTAATCGGGGAATATACCTATTATTCTGGTTTTTATCACAAGGAACATTTTCAAGAATATTGTGTTCGATATCTTTCTGAGAAAAAGGGTGAAGACCAGCTGATCATCGGCAAATTCTGTTCGATCGGTTCAGGTGCTCTCTTTATCATGTCAGGAAACCAAGGTCATCGGTACGACTGGACGACAACCTATCCTTTCTTTTATACAGATGATGACTGGGGAGGGAGCTGTGACGGGTACAGACCTTCAGGTGATACAGTAATAGGCAATGACGTGTGGATCGGAACGGAGTCAATGATTATGCCCGGTGTACGAATCGGTGATGGAGCGGTTATTGCGGCGAGGGCAGTGGTTACAAAAGACGTCGGACCTTACACAATCGTTGGCGGAAACCCTGCCAAAGTGATTAAGAAGAGGTTTACTGATACTCAGATTAGTATGTTGATGGAGATGAGATGGTGGGACTGGCCAGAAGAGAAAATAAAGAGATATATGAAGCTCCTCTGTTCTGGGAGAATAGAAGAACTATATAAAGAGCATATACGAGGATAA
- a CDS encoding DMT family transporter: MIRLYGALAGLSLIWGLSFVFMKWLLEPAGVWGVVFLRTLAGALILLPVIWSKRKEIKNKLPIKWLIITGIFNCGLAWGLISLSETVIQSNTASILNATTPIWTGLIGFFLFSYRLNKQQWIGILIGFFGILVLMDFQFGHLFGTQFVGIGTMLLAAICYGLSGQLTKRYLSGVGVAVITFFTLLTGAAVGLIGVLFTEPVHFQQLLHPKPLFAVIGLGCFGSGLGQLIYFYLNKNGSPEFAATVTYLIPASAMIWGYVLLGEPVTPNLIIGLLIIFAGVYLSSKKPRTNKAGVKLKKSS; the protein is encoded by the coding sequence ATGATTCGTTTATATGGTGCACTTGCGGGCTTAAGCCTTATTTGGGGACTATCTTTCGTGTTTATGAAATGGCTGCTTGAGCCTGCTGGCGTATGGGGAGTCGTATTTTTACGGACACTGGCGGGAGCACTTATTCTTTTACCGGTTATTTGGAGCAAGAGAAAAGAGATAAAAAACAAGCTTCCCATTAAATGGCTGATCATTACCGGAATTTTCAACTGCGGTCTAGCTTGGGGACTGATCTCATTAAGTGAGACAGTCATCCAGTCCAATACGGCATCCATCCTAAATGCGACGACACCGATCTGGACCGGTTTAATTGGTTTCTTTTTGTTTTCCTACAGGTTAAACAAGCAGCAGTGGATCGGAATTCTCATTGGATTTTTCGGCATACTGGTTCTTATGGACTTTCAATTCGGCCATTTGTTTGGAACTCAGTTCGTAGGCATCGGCACGATGCTTCTCGCCGCCATCTGTTACGGCCTCTCTGGACAGCTCACCAAAAGGTATTTGTCAGGAGTCGGCGTTGCCGTCATTACATTTTTCACCTTACTGACTGGTGCAGCGGTCGGCCTAATCGGCGTACTTTTTACCGAGCCTGTTCATTTCCAGCAACTTCTTCATCCTAAACCGTTGTTTGCCGTGATCGGCCTCGGTTGTTTTGGTTCCGGTCTGGGCCAGCTTATCTATTTTTACTTGAATAAAAACGGAAGCCCTGAGTTCGCAGCTACAGTCACCTACCTGATCCCCGCCAGCGCTATGATTTGGGGTTATGTCCTTTTGGGAGAACCTGTTACCCCCAACTTGATTATCGGCCTCCTCATCATCTTTGCCGGGGTTTATCTCTCATCGAAAAAACCCAGAACAAACAAAGCAGGAGTGAAACTGAAGAAATCTTCTTGA